The sequence CGGGCCGCTGGGGCTTGAATTCGGCCGCAACTGCCGTCTGGTCAGTTTTCATCCGCCGGCGGCGGTGGAGGGGGCCAAGCCGAAGCGGTACACGTATTTCTGGCCGCGGCTCAGGGAGATCGGGCAGCAGTCGGTCGCGCTGTGGCTTCGGGCGGCGCGGGAGATGGAATCGCAAAAGGACTTTCGGCCGGACTGGACCGAGTGGGTGGAAATGGAGGCGCGGGAGTTTCCGCCTTCAGCCGCGGAGTTGCACGCTGCGGCGGTTGGTCGGCGTGAAGGAGCAATCATGTCGTTGAATGGAAGAGAAAGCGGCGGGCTGCAAAGATGAAGACGAGGAGTTTTACACTGATTGAGCTTCTGGTGGTGGTGGCGATCGTCGCGGTGCTGGTCGCGATTCTGCTGCCGGCGCTGACGGCGGCGCGAGACCAGGCCCGGAGCACGATTTGCGCGACGAATCTGCGCCAGGTCGGCACGGCGTATCGGCTCTATGCGGACGAGCACAGCGGGAGGCTGCCGCCGAACTGGGACCCGACCATTTCCAACCCCGACTGGTATCACTGGCACGAGTACGTGGGCAAGCAGATTCCTTCCGATTCGAACGTGTGGGTATGTCCCACCAATCCGTGGCATAGCGGGCAGGTGTACGGCATCAATGTGCACGTCAGCTACGCCAATGACTTTGAGGCCCTGAGCGTCTTTGACGATCTGCTGACCAGCGAGGCGTTTCTCTTTGGCGACGGGCCCAACGGCTGGAAGAATCTCTCGTGGACGTACGGGGTTCCTGGAGCCGATTACGGGGCGGGTGGTCTGCACCTCCGTCACGCGGAGCGGGCGATGGTGGTGATGCTGGACGGCCACACGGAGGCGCGAACGGACGGGGAGATCCCGGCGGCTCACGTGTCTTTCTGGTCCGGTCGGTAACAGGAGTTCTCATGACCCGTGCAAGGTGTGCCCTGACTGTGCTCATCGTTTTGGTTGCTTCCTGCGTTGCTTTTGCGTCGCGTACGGTCGTGGTGCTTGACCATAACTGGCAGGGCGTGACGGTGGAGGGTCGGTCGGCGGGGGAGAGTGTGCCGGAGTCGGGCTGGTCGGCGGTGGAGGTTCCGTATTGCCACGGCGGCAAGTCGGTGTGGCTGAAGCGTGCGGTTCGCGTGGAGGAGGCTTGGCGCGGTCGGCGGGTCGCGCTGTGGTTCGAGCAGGCGAACTACCGGACGCGGGTGTGGGTCAACGGCCGGTTGTGCGGCGGGCACGACGGGGCGTTCGGGTCGTTCGAGATCGAGCTGACCGAGGCGGTGGAGTTCGGCAGGGACAATGAGATTGCGGTGGCGATCTCGGGTCCGCCGGCCAATGAGCACGGTCAGTCGCCGGATGCGCTGGGGTACGGTCAGTCGTGGGTTTGGGGCGTGTATGGGCCGATCGAACTGCGGGTGACCGACCCGGTGTATATCCGGGATGTGTTTATCGTGCCGTCGGTTCGGAAGCAGTCGCTGACGGTGGAGGTGGAGGCGACAGCGGCAGAGGCACTGGCGGCACAGTTCGTGGTGTGCGACGCGGAGGGGGCGGTGGTACTGGAGAGTCCCGCGGCGGCGTTGGACGGGCAGGGAAAGGGGGAAGTTCGGGCGGCGTGGCCCGATCCGCGGCTTTGGAGTCCGGAGGATCCGTATCTCCACGAGCTGACGCTGCGGCTCCTTCGCGACGGGAAGGTCATCGATGAAGTTAGGCGGCGTTTCGGGTTTCGGGAGTTCTGGACGGAGGGGGCGCAGTTTCGACTGAACGGTCGGCGGATCAATCTGCGCGGCGACGGGTGGCACTGGCGAGGACTCGTGAGCAGGGAGTGGATTCGGACTCTGTTTACGACGCTCAAGCGGGCGGGCATCAACATCTATCGCGGCCACGGGCCGCACGAGGACTCGTGGCTCGAGATGGCCGACGAGATGGGGATGCTGCTGGCGGCTGAGGGGCCGGTACACCAGATGCAGTATC comes from Phycisphaerae bacterium and encodes:
- a CDS encoding prepilin-type N-terminal cleavage/methylation domain-containing protein, which produces MKTRSFTLIELLVVVAIVAVLVAILLPALTAARDQARSTICATNLRQVGTAYRLYADEHSGRLPPNWDPTISNPDWYHWHEYVGKQIPSDSNVWVCPTNPWHSGQVYGINVHVSYANDFEALSVFDDLLTSEAFLFGDGPNGWKNLSWTYGVPGADYGAGGLHLRHAERAMVVMLDGHTEARTDGEIPAAHVSFWSGR